A section of the Microbacterium sp. MM2322 genome encodes:
- the rsmH gene encoding 16S rRNA (cytosine(1402)-N(4))-methyltransferase RsmH: MTHDDIHTPVLLDRCVELLAPALQRDGAVVVDATLGMGGHSEALLDRFPQVRLIGLDRDTDALRIAGERLARFGDRVTLVHTVYDGIAEAVRSAGVRQADGILFDLGVSSLQLDDADRGFAYSKDAPLDMRMDQTSGTTAADVVATYGEGDLRRIFERYGDEKLAGRYARAIIAARQQTPIERSAHLVEILIAATPMAVQRERSGHPAKRVFQALRIEVNGELSVLERALPAALGILPVTGRIVVMSYQSLEDRLVKRVFAEATRSTAPAGLPIEPPEHAPRFRLLTKGAELASDEEKIRNPRATPVRLRAAERVREAS; the protein is encoded by the coding sequence ATGACACACGACGACATCCACACCCCCGTTCTGCTCGACCGCTGTGTCGAGCTGCTCGCCCCTGCGCTCCAGCGGGACGGCGCGGTCGTCGTGGACGCCACACTCGGCATGGGCGGTCACTCCGAAGCGCTCCTCGACCGCTTCCCGCAGGTGCGCCTCATCGGCCTCGACCGCGACACCGACGCCCTCCGGATCGCGGGGGAGCGGCTCGCCCGCTTCGGCGACCGGGTGACCCTCGTGCACACGGTGTACGACGGCATCGCCGAGGCCGTCCGCAGCGCAGGCGTCCGCCAGGCCGACGGCATCCTGTTCGATCTCGGCGTCTCGTCGCTGCAGCTCGACGACGCCGACCGGGGCTTCGCATACTCGAAGGACGCGCCGCTCGACATGCGGATGGATCAGACCTCGGGCACGACCGCCGCTGACGTCGTCGCGACCTACGGCGAGGGAGACCTGCGACGGATCTTCGAGCGCTACGGCGACGAGAAGCTCGCCGGACGATATGCCCGAGCGATCATCGCCGCACGTCAGCAGACTCCGATCGAGCGCTCGGCGCATCTCGTCGAGATCCTGATCGCCGCGACGCCCATGGCCGTCCAGCGAGAGCGCAGCGGACACCCCGCCAAGCGCGTCTTCCAGGCGCTGCGCATCGAGGTGAACGGCGAGCTGTCGGTGCTCGAGCGCGCGCTTCCCGCCGCGCTCGGCATCCTGCCCGTCACCGGTCGGATCGTGGTCATGTCGTACCAGTCGCTCGAGGACCGCCTCGTCAAGCGCGTCTTCGCTGAGGCCACCCGCTCGACGGCACCCGCGGGACTCCCGATCGAACCGCCCGAGCACGCCCCCCGGTTCCGCCTGCTCACCAAGGGCGCGGAACTGGCATCCGACGAAGAAAAGATCCGCAACCCGCGCGCCACTCCGGTGCGGCTGCGTGCGGCCGAGCGAGTGAGGGAGGCGTCATGA
- the mraZ gene encoding division/cell wall cluster transcriptional repressor MraZ, producing the protein MLLGTHTPKLDDKGRVILPAKFRDDLGPGIVITRGQERCLYVFSSVEFERVYERIREAPLTNKQARDFQRMFLSGASAEKPDSQNRITIPPHLRTYAGLERELIVTGVGAHAEIWNADAWNTYADSNEDTYSDMEQEVIPGLF; encoded by the coding sequence ATGTTGTTGGGCACCCACACCCCGAAGCTGGACGACAAAGGTCGGGTCATCCTGCCGGCGAAGTTCCGCGACGACCTCGGCCCCGGCATCGTCATCACCCGCGGTCAGGAACGGTGCCTCTACGTCTTCAGCTCGGTCGAGTTCGAGCGCGTGTACGAGCGCATCCGGGAAGCGCCCCTGACCAACAAGCAGGCTCGTGACTTCCAGCGCATGTTCCTCTCGGGCGCGAGCGCCGAGAAGCCGGACTCGCAGAACCGCATCACCATCCCGCCGCACCTGCGTACCTACGCCGGGCTGGAGCGGGAGCTGATCGTGACGGGTGTCGGCGCGCACGCCGAGATCTGGAACGCCGACGCGTGGAACACCTACGCCGACAGCAACGAGGACACCTACTCGGACATGGAACAGGAGGTGATTCCCGGACTCTTCTGA
- the murF gene encoding UDP-N-acetylmuramoyl-tripeptide--D-alanyl-D-alanine ligase, translating to MIRMTLAEVTHAIGGTLHVHGTDTPETVVSGVVDTDSREMGPGSVFVAKPGDVTDGHLFVGTAVEAGAVLAIVERPVEVPVTQIVVGDAVVALGALARDVVARVRAHGNLRVVGITGSNGKTTTKNLLARILQDEGPTVAPRASFNNEVGAPVTMLRVADDTRFLVSELGASRPGRIAELAGLITPDIGAVLMVGLAHAGGFGGVEATQKAKTELVQALRPGGTAVLNSDDARVAAMAVAAAERGASVRWFGRGPAADVRAEDVEVTASGTTATIHVDGRSLPLHLRVLGEHHIMNALAAITIAQLLGVDPDDAIARMGTVEIAERWRMQPLGTERVRIINDAYNASPDSMAAALRTVAQITAPGQRKVAVLGAMSELGEQAGEEHDRIGLQAVRLRYERIVVIGTAARRLFLAAISEGSWDGEAVFFETADEAYDYLTAELRDGDRVLVKSSNSAGLRFLGDRLGEFFS from the coding sequence ATGATCCGCATGACGCTTGCCGAGGTGACGCACGCCATCGGCGGTACGCTCCACGTCCACGGCACGGACACCCCTGAGACCGTCGTCTCCGGGGTTGTCGACACCGATTCGCGTGAGATGGGACCAGGTTCCGTCTTCGTCGCCAAGCCCGGCGACGTGACGGACGGTCACCTGTTCGTCGGCACCGCCGTCGAGGCGGGAGCGGTGCTCGCGATCGTCGAACGCCCGGTCGAGGTCCCTGTCACGCAGATCGTCGTCGGCGATGCCGTCGTCGCTCTCGGCGCTCTCGCGCGCGACGTCGTCGCCCGTGTGCGAGCTCATGGCAACCTGCGGGTCGTCGGCATCACCGGCTCCAACGGCAAGACGACCACGAAGAACCTCCTCGCCCGCATCCTTCAGGACGAAGGGCCCACGGTCGCCCCTCGCGCGTCGTTCAACAACGAGGTGGGCGCGCCGGTCACCATGCTCCGCGTCGCGGATGACACCCGCTTCCTCGTGAGCGAGCTGGGCGCCTCGCGCCCGGGGCGTATCGCGGAGCTCGCCGGTCTCATCACCCCCGACATCGGCGCGGTCCTGATGGTCGGTCTGGCGCACGCGGGGGGCTTCGGCGGCGTCGAAGCCACCCAGAAGGCGAAAACCGAACTCGTCCAGGCGCTCCGTCCCGGCGGCACCGCGGTGCTGAACTCCGACGACGCCCGTGTGGCGGCGATGGCGGTCGCCGCTGCGGAGCGCGGCGCCTCCGTCCGCTGGTTCGGTCGCGGTCCCGCTGCGGATGTCCGGGCTGAGGACGTCGAGGTCACCGCATCCGGCACCACCGCGACGATCCACGTCGACGGTCGCAGCCTCCCGCTTCACCTGCGGGTGCTCGGCGAGCATCACATCATGAACGCCCTCGCCGCGATCACGATCGCGCAACTGCTGGGGGTCGACCCTGACGATGCGATCGCTCGGATGGGGACGGTCGAGATCGCCGAACGCTGGCGGATGCAGCCGCTCGGCACCGAGCGGGTCCGCATCATCAACGACGCCTACAACGCCAGCCCCGATTCGATGGCTGCCGCGCTCCGGACCGTCGCGCAGATCACCGCACCCGGACAGCGCAAGGTCGCCGTTCTGGGCGCGATGTCCGAGCTCGGTGAACAGGCGGGGGAGGAGCACGATCGCATCGGGCTCCAGGCCGTTCGCCTCCGTTACGAGCGCATCGTCGTGATCGGCACCGCCGCGCGACGCCTTTTCCTGGCTGCCATCAGCGAGGGCTCCTGGGACGGCGAAGCCGTCTTCTTCGAGACCGCTGACGAGGCCTACGACTACCTGACGGCCGAGCTCCGCGACGGTGATCGCGTGCTGGTGAAGTCCTCCAATTCCGCCGGGCTCAGGTTCCTCGGCGATCGTCTGGGAGAATTCTTCTCGTGA
- the mraY gene encoding phospho-N-acetylmuramoyl-pentapeptide-transferase produces the protein MRSLLAAATISLAFTLFLTPLFIRLFRKIGWGQVIRTPEDAHNPSHHTKRGTPTMGGIVFILGTIVGFLVGSYTGGTEPTISGLLVLWMMVGLGIIGFIDDYMKVRSQRSLGLSGWRKIAGQIAVAVPFGVMALNFPNQYGETPGSAYISFFRDIPTLSFMALGAIAGWILYLTWISFMSVAWSNATNLTDGLDGLATGAGIFTVSAYSLVTFWQLQQRCHSAALVTEYTAACYDTRDPMGLTIVAASFVGALVGFLWWNAPKAKMFMGDVGSMAIGGVIVAMAVLSRTEILSIILAGVFIIAPASVILQRYYFKATGGRRLFLMSPFHHHLEMRGWPEITIVVRMWVIAGMLAIFGVALFYVGWLAAV, from the coding sequence GTGAGATCTCTGCTGGCCGCTGCGACGATCTCGCTGGCTTTCACTCTGTTCCTGACGCCCCTGTTCATCCGGTTGTTCCGGAAGATCGGATGGGGGCAGGTCATCCGTACCCCGGAGGACGCCCACAACCCGAGTCACCACACGAAGCGGGGAACGCCCACGATGGGCGGGATCGTCTTCATCCTGGGAACGATCGTCGGGTTCCTCGTCGGAAGCTACACCGGTGGCACCGAGCCCACGATCTCCGGCCTGCTCGTCCTCTGGATGATGGTGGGCCTCGGGATCATCGGCTTCATCGACGACTACATGAAGGTCCGCTCGCAGCGGAGCCTCGGGCTGTCGGGGTGGCGGAAGATCGCCGGCCAGATCGCCGTCGCGGTCCCGTTCGGCGTCATGGCCCTGAACTTCCCGAATCAATACGGCGAGACCCCGGGTTCCGCCTACATCTCGTTCTTCCGCGACATCCCGACCCTCTCCTTCATGGCGCTCGGCGCCATCGCCGGGTGGATCCTCTACCTCACCTGGATCTCGTTCATGTCGGTCGCGTGGTCGAACGCCACCAACCTCACCGACGGACTCGACGGTCTCGCGACCGGCGCCGGCATCTTCACGGTCTCGGCATACAGCCTCGTGACGTTCTGGCAACTGCAACAGCGCTGCCACTCGGCCGCACTCGTGACGGAGTACACGGCGGCCTGCTACGACACGCGCGATCCGATGGGTCTCACGATCGTCGCCGCATCGTTCGTCGGCGCCCTGGTCGGATTCCTCTGGTGGAACGCCCCGAAGGCGAAGATGTTCATGGGCGATGTGGGCTCGATGGCGATCGGCGGCGTGATCGTCGCGATGGCCGTCCTGAGCCGCACCGAGATCCTCTCCATCATCCTCGCGGGCGTCTTCATCATCGCCCCCGCCTCGGTCATCCTGCAGCGCTACTACTTCAAGGCGACGGGGGGCAGACGCCTCTTCCTGATGAGCCCGTTCCACCATCACCTCGAGATGCGCGGCTGGCCCGAGATCACGATCGTGGTCCGGATGTGGGTGATCGCCGGCATGCTCGCGATCTTCGGCGTCGCCTTGTTCTACGTCGGCTGGCTGGCCGCGGTATGA
- a CDS encoding penicillin-binding protein 2 has product MTTRATRSPRRRTVVALAVVLAVLVAFVVRLVDIQIVNASQHVEDAFSKGMQTTSTLQGARGSIVDANGSPLATSMLRYNVVVDPMLAEQGMSLRDENGAIVKDDAGDAVKVTWPEIAAEIAEVTGQDADDVRATADDAVAKDPKSRYQVIKRLVSTAEFRKLADLQIPFVSFEPVASRSYPDGAVAGNILGFVGSDGKPLEGVEMLQDSCLEPTNGSIRYQRGANGVTIPGTAVEKPAVNGGTLKLTIDSDLQWYMQQLIAEETDRYQADWGGVLVMEVATGKIRAIAETNTVDPNDPGASEPQDRGSRLLRFSFEPGSTFKPVTAATAIEHAGVTPGTTVTVPDRMVFDNGAVVNDSEKHSTENLTLNGGLVTSSNVAMSQFGAMVDPQTRYDYLKKFGAGQPSGLDWSGEPKTTLSPADTWDNQTKYATTFGQAFTVTAVQVASAYQTFANGGVRMPASLVESCTKADGQVVTPKLAAPERVIKEETAKEVSLMLENVFAQGTLADDVALPGYRMGGKTGTAQISDGKGGYKKNLYFTSLVGFAPAEDPKYVVLTVFDEPKKQRMSSANRSVFKKAMAQVLTHYRVMPSGSETPLLPVTG; this is encoded by the coding sequence ATGACGACACGAGCAACCCGAAGCCCGCGCCGTCGCACCGTCGTCGCTCTCGCCGTCGTCCTGGCGGTCTTGGTGGCGTTCGTCGTCCGGCTCGTCGACATCCAGATCGTCAACGCGAGTCAGCACGTCGAGGACGCCTTCAGTAAGGGCATGCAGACCACCTCCACGCTCCAAGGGGCAAGAGGATCCATCGTCGATGCGAACGGCTCTCCGCTCGCCACGAGCATGCTTCGGTACAACGTCGTGGTCGACCCGATGCTCGCGGAGCAGGGGATGTCGCTGCGCGACGAGAACGGCGCGATCGTCAAGGACGACGCCGGCGACGCGGTCAAGGTAACCTGGCCGGAGATCGCCGCTGAGATCGCAGAGGTGACCGGGCAGGACGCCGACGACGTGCGTGCGACCGCCGACGATGCGGTCGCGAAGGATCCGAAGAGCCGCTACCAGGTGATCAAGCGGCTCGTGTCGACGGCGGAGTTCCGGAAGCTCGCCGACTTGCAGATCCCGTTCGTCAGCTTCGAGCCCGTTGCTTCGAGGTCGTACCCCGACGGCGCGGTCGCCGGCAACATCCTCGGCTTCGTCGGTTCTGACGGCAAGCCGTTGGAGGGCGTTGAGATGCTGCAGGACTCGTGCCTGGAGCCCACCAACGGCAGCATCCGCTATCAGCGTGGTGCGAACGGCGTGACCATTCCCGGGACCGCGGTTGAGAAGCCCGCCGTCAACGGCGGAACGCTCAAGCTGACGATCGACTCCGACCTCCAGTGGTACATGCAGCAGCTGATCGCCGAGGAGACCGACCGATACCAGGCCGACTGGGGCGGGGTGCTCGTCATGGAGGTCGCGACGGGCAAGATCCGCGCGATCGCGGAGACCAACACCGTCGACCCCAACGACCCCGGCGCCAGCGAGCCACAGGACCGCGGCTCGCGGCTCCTGCGGTTCTCCTTCGAGCCGGGTTCCACGTTCAAGCCCGTCACCGCCGCGACCGCCATCGAGCATGCGGGAGTCACGCCCGGAACGACCGTCACGGTCCCCGACCGCATGGTGTTCGACAACGGGGCCGTCGTGAACGACTCCGAGAAGCACTCCACCGAGAACCTCACACTCAACGGCGGCCTCGTGACCTCCTCCAACGTCGCGATGTCGCAGTTCGGCGCGATGGTGGACCCGCAGACCCGGTACGACTACCTGAAGAAGTTCGGCGCCGGTCAGCCTTCCGGTCTCGACTGGTCGGGCGAGCCGAAGACGACGCTGAGCCCCGCAGACACGTGGGACAACCAGACGAAGTACGCCACCACCTTCGGGCAGGCGTTCACGGTCACCGCGGTCCAGGTCGCGAGCGCGTACCAGACCTTCGCGAACGGGGGAGTGCGGATGCCGGCATCCCTCGTCGAATCGTGCACGAAGGCGGACGGCCAGGTCGTCACGCCGAAGCTCGCCGCCCCTGAACGCGTCATCAAGGAGGAGACGGCGAAGGAGGTCTCGCTCATGCTCGAGAACGTGTTCGCGCAGGGGACGCTGGCCGACGACGTCGCCCTCCCCGGCTACCGCATGGGCGGCAAGACGGGCACGGCGCAGATCTCGGACGGCAAGGGCGGGTACAAGAAGAACCTGTACTTCACGTCACTCGTCGGCTTCGCTCCCGCCGAGGATCCGAAGTATGTTGTCCTGACGGTCTTCGACGAGCCTAAGAAGCAGCGCATGTCGTCGGCCAACCGCTCGGTGTTCAAGAAGGCGATGGCGCAGGTGCTCACGCACTACCGCGTCATGCCGTCGGGCTCGGAGACCCCCCTCCTGCCCGTCACAGGCTGA